The following proteins come from a genomic window of Rutidosis leptorrhynchoides isolate AG116_Rl617_1_P2 chromosome 10, CSIRO_AGI_Rlap_v1, whole genome shotgun sequence:
- the LOC139873665 gene encoding gamma-interferon-responsive lysosomal thiol protein-like, translating into MATYHKMLVLLLFLLTMAKSCCVEDKVKVSLYYESLCPYCSDFIVNQLGKALFHENLISIVDLNLVPWGNTQLAPNNALICQHGPDECSIDIVEACAIDVLSQQALRYKLIQCMENLNLEGRHGEWRSCMSSLNIYPKPIIDCYQTRKGFDLEMKFADETNHLNPPHRFVPWVLVNNTPLQEDYQNFVAYICKAYTGQNKPKVCEQHVLEANSVNKEPNSTSQVCYRGEIKHSVPFSYN; encoded by the exons ATGGCTACTTATCATAAGATGCTAgtattgttgttgttcttgttgacaATGGCAAAATCATGTTGTGTTGAAGACAAAGTAAAGGTGTCATTGTACTATGAATCTTTATGTCCATATTGTTCAGATTTTATTGTGAATCAACTTGGGAAAGCATTGTTTCATGAAAATCTAATCTCCATTGTAGACCTTAACCTGGTCCCTTGGGGTAATACTCAATTAGCTCCTAACAATGCTTTGATTTGCCAG CATGGCCCGGACGAATGTTCAATTGACATAGTAGAAGCTTGCGCAATAGATGTGTTGTCTCAACAG GCACTAAGGTATAAGTTGATTCAATGTATGGAAAACTTAAATTTGGAAGGAAGGCACGGCGAATGGAGATCTTGTATGAGTTCACTCAATATATACCCCAAACCCATCATCGATTGCTACCAAACTAGAAAGGGCTTTGAT CTTGAAATGAAATTTGCTGATGAGACAAACCATCTGAATCCTCCTCATAGATTTGTGCCATGGGTTCTTGTCAACAATACCCCACTTCAAGAG GATTACCAAAACTTTGTTGCATACATCTGCAAAGCCTACACGGGACAGAACAAACCGAAAGTTTGTGAACAACATGTACTTGAGGCCAATTCAGTTAATAAAGAGCCAAACTCCACCTCTCAAGTTTGCTATCGTGGTGAAATCAAACACTCGGTTCCATTCAGTTACAACTGA
- the LOC139873205 gene encoding protein NODULATION SIGNALING PATHWAY 2-like encodes MMQTGPIVEPCWPIYSSFHSILDQSDLNVDLCTRRKYHDFANPTIITDDFDDVRRWLCDDDQRMEEIPTDSYIWSPNMSMNSNDSCTHVPYETQSSMVNKDDVMDVESQTGYQNLLMAHAESTGLGQQKLAEVIKKCIVEKASPNGPAIERLAFNLFKCGENQEQQYLIHESNKNFKNAFRAFYEIFPYGRFAHFAANSTIIEAVPFHAESIHIVDFNLCIGSQWPPVIEDVARMNKSLIITSIKHHQYQDSQFEQTKRQLCNFARSFGLNLKVQEIETAQIAKILDGGEFVVFNCMIELPHMGSTRTRLEVMDFLKLAQEVLVKNKGIITLGDGEDFDEKLKKSSDFSAFFNKYLTHYKALYESMEWGFPSYLNEARITMETLFVAPLVSSESWFQKWKYGRENMVFEKVLGLNGWPIILESLNEAKELVKEGESPYRIRIEGDNGNQMVLEWNETPLVRVSTFTFELYSIIK; translated from the coding sequence ATGATGCAAACAGGACCTATCGTTGAACCTTGTTGGCCAATCTACTCTTCTTTTCACTCAATTTTAGATCAAAGTGATCTAAACGTTGACTTGTGTACAAGACGAAAATACCATGATTTTGCTAATCCTACTATCATCACGGACGATTTCGATGATGTGCGCAGATGGTTATGTGACGATGATCAACGGATGGAAGAGATTCCAACCGATAGCTACATATGGAGCCCAAACATGTCTATGAACTCAAATGATTCATGCACACATGTCCCATATGAAACACAATCATCTATGGTAAATAAAGATGATGTCATGGATGTCGAGTCCCAAACAGGATATCAGAACCTACTCATGGCTCATGCTGAGTCCACAGGGTTAGGACAACAAAAGCTAGCTGAAGTGATTAAAAAATGTATAGTAGAAAAAGCTAGCCCAAATGGTCCAGCCATCGAACGGTTAGCCTTTAACTTGTTCAAATGTGGTGAAAATCAAGAACAACAGTACCTTATACATGAATCAAACAAAAACTTCAAGAATGCATTCAGAGCGTTTTATGAGATCTTTCCATATGGGCGATTTGCTCATTTTGCAGCGAATTCCACCATCATTGAAGCGGTTCCATTCCACGCTGAATCAATTCACATAGTTGACTTTAACTTGTGCATAGGAAGTCAATGGCCTCCGGTTATAGAAGATGTAGCACGAATGAACAAATCATTGATCATCACAAGTATCAAACATCATCAATATCAAGACTCACAATTTGAACAAACAAAAAGGCAACTTTGTAACTTTGCAAGAAGTTTTGGTCTAAATTTGAAGGTGCAAGAAATAGAGACGGCACAAATCGCCAAAATATTAGATGGAGGCGAATTTGTGGTCTTTAATTGTATGATTGAACTTCCACATATGGGAAGTACAAGAACCAGATTAGAAGTTATGGACTTTTTAAAACTAGCACAAGAGGTTTTAGTAAAAAACAAAGGGATTATAACTCTTGGAGATGGAGAAGATTTTGATGAAAAATTGAAAAAGTCTTCAGATTTTTCAGCATTTTTTAACAAGTATTTGACACATTACAAAGCATTATATGAATCAATGGAATGGGGCTTTCCTAGTTATCTCAATGAAGCAAGGATCACTATGGAAACCCTTTTTGTTGCGCCTTTAGTATCGTCAGAGTCATGGTTCCAAAAGTGGAAATACGGTAGAGAAAACATGGTTTTCGAAAAGGTTCTCGGGTTAAACGGATGGCCAATAATCCTAGAAAGTTTGAATGAAGCCAAGGAATTGGTGAAGGAAGGAGAAAGCCCATATAGAATCAGAATTGAAGGTGACAATGGGAATCAAATGGTGTTGGAATGGAATGAGACTCCCCTAGTTAGAGTTTCAACATTTACTTTTGAGTTATATagcataattaaataa